The DNA region AGCAGAGGATAGCTGCTTATCCTACCCCGGAGAGGGCCTCCTCAGCTATGTCAGCTCTCTACGCATACGCTAGGGCCAGGAGCCGCGTTATGAAGAGCGTGGCCGTGAGGTGATATAGTGACGTTCATCGTGAGGGATATCGCCGAGGGAGTCATCCTCTTCAGGATATTGAATAGAGTGACGGAGAAGTTTGAGAATTTCTGGCCAATTCCAAAGGGTACGTCTTACAATTTTTATATAGTGAGGGGGAAGGATCGAACAGCTCTTATAGATGGGGCTGATGCCAGATTCTCCGATGAGTTCTTCAGGGCCTTAGAGGAGAGGATCGAGGTAGAGGAGATAGATTACGTGATAACTCAGCACTCGGAACCCGATCACTCCGGTACTCTGGCTGAAGTCATGAGGAGGGCCAGTGGAGCTGAGTTACTGGGCACGAAGCAGGCTTTAGCTATAGGAGCCTCTCTCTCCAATTACCCTCTCGAGAGAGCTAGGGAGATAAGAGATAGTGAGAGGCTCGAGCTCGGTGGAAAGACCCTGAGGTTCGTAGTAGCCCCTATGATACACTGGCCCGACACCATGATGACCTTCCTGGAGGAGGATCGCATATTATTCACTTGCGACCTCTTCGGATCCCACGGAGCGAGCGAGAAGGTCTACTTCGATGAGGATGATTTCGAGCTCGCGGATTATTACGCCTCGATACTCATGCCCTTCTCAGCCATGGTAACTAACGCTCTCCAGAAGGTGAGAGCTCTCGAGCCGAGGGTCTTGGCCCCGAGCCACGGCGCCCTCCACAGGCATGTAGATCCCATACTGAGGACTTACGAGGATTGGGCATCTTGGAAGCCGAAAGGCAGGGCTTTGATCGTAGTAGGAAGCCAATATGGGAACTCAGAGACCTTAGCGAGGGAGGCCGCTGATGGATTAAGGGAGGAGGGGATCGAGGCAACTCTAGTCGATAGCTCTTACGCCCACCCCGACGATCTGTTAGCGCTCACGCTGGAGTCATCAGCTATACTCATAGTGTCCTCTACTCACAATGGGAGGCCCTTCCTAGGTGTGAGGTATTATCTAGATCTACTGGAGGAATATAAGCCAAAGAATAGGGTCTTTGGTGTCATAGGGACTTTCGGGTGGGGAGGAGGCGCTGGTAAGTATATAAAAGATTTCCTGGAATCCCTCAAGATCCCAGTAGTAGCTTATATGGAGGCCAAGGGGAAGCCCGGGGAGAGGGAGCTCAAGGAGGCAAGGGAAATAGGGAAGCTCCTCGCTATCGAGGCTAAGAAGCTCCTGAAGTGATCTACCTCTATTTCTATCCCTTTGAAATCTCTTGAAATGTCTTTTGAAGTTCCTTGAGTATGACGAAAGGATGCTTCTTTAATCTATCCCTCGGAACTCCCTTCTCCAAAGCTAGGAACGACTCTAACAGGGCTATCCCTTTAACTATCCCACGTAACCTTCCCGCGGGTCCGAAGATGAGGAAATCAGCACCCCTCATCCTCAAATAAGCTAGAGCTGATATCAGCATCGGATATGCATCATCCCCATACCTCTTCTTACTCAAGAACGATAGGGCATTGGCTGGGGCGCAGCCTACCTTGTATCCGTGCTCCTTGAGGAAGCTCAGGGATTCAGCAGCTATGTGAATGGAAGCCGGATCTAAGACCACTACATCTATCATGAAGTCATCTAAACAAGCTCCTTCAGCTTTAGGCAGGAGTTTCTCACGGATTATCTTGAGCTTGTTCTCTTTCTTCATGCTCTCCAGAGCATCCCTAGGATCGAAGGCCACTAGTACTGCTGACCTTATTCCGGATTCCCTTATCGCCTCAAGTTCCTCCCTCCCAGTGTCAGGGTAGATAGCATTAGCTACAGCTAGATCTTGAATCCCCAGTTCCTTTACCTTCCTGTAGGAGCGTATCCTCACCTCGGGGCTTATGCCATCGACGAATATAGGGACATTGAAGCTCGAGGCGAACTTGAGGTAAGGCTCAGCTGCTTCCGCCGAAGATATCATGACATCTAATGCATAGGGGATATTGAGAGATCTAGCAGCTTCTAGATCAGCTTCGACTAATCTCCTCTCCCCTCCCTCATCGAATATCCCCCTGCCGTGGTCCGAGACCCTCCTATCCCCCTTGTAGAAGATAGAAGCTACCATGAGGGCTGGCTCCATCGGATTCACCTCAGGATCTCCAGAGCCTTAGATATCCCCTTTGGAGAGCTTATGATCACACCTCTCACTTTAGTCCTGCTTATATCTCGGAGGAGAGCCTTATAATCTACATCCCTCACTTCATTCAGCCCCATCTCCCTGAGGACGCTGAGATCTAGATCCTCCAGCCCCGGCATTATCATAGTATAGATGGGGATGTCCCCTAGGAAGTCTATCAGCTCGGATAACTCCCCGACATCTTGTATGGGTTGAGTGACCACGAAATCCGCTCCTGCCTCTATCTTCGCCCTCAATGTATCGCTAGGCTTTGTGAATGTCGCTACACCCACTTCGATATCTATACCGTGCTCCTTTACCAGTTCTATAGCCCTCACTGGATTCAGGGATGTTGGCATCCCTATGGATGGTAGATCGCCCCTAACTATGACTACCCTCCTTATGCCGACTTCGGAGAGGGCCATTATCTCAGAGATGAAACCCAGCTCACTCCTATCCATTACCCTGTAGTTCGGGATGACCTCCAACCCTAAGCTTTTAGCTACCACTGAGAGTACGAGAGGGGATGGGAGAGGCCTCCCGAAGGGGCACTCTGGGAGGGAGATGAAATCAGCATGGCCTATTATACTCGAGAGGGATCTCAGAAACCTTGGGAGGCTAGAGGGGACTATCTCTATACCTATCTCCAATAGAGATCACCTCCCGGATAATGATCTCCTGGTAAATATTGGTAAGGATTTGAGATAATGTGAGAAAGTGCAGAGTATGTGCAAGAGCTCCCCCCGAGCGGCTCGATCATAGGACCCATTAGCCCTCAGCTTGAGTCCTAACATTAATAAACACTTCCTCCCATGATACTAGGTGTCGTGATTGGTTAAGAAGCAAAATCCCGGGGATGATGAGAGGGAGAGCAGGGATGTTACATTGATAGTAGCCGATATAATAAAGCAAGCTGACTTCGGCAGGGGAATAGTCAGATTGGATCCGGAGATAATGAAACAGTTGGACCTAACGAGCGGGGATTACTTGAGGATCTATGGATCTAGGGTCACCCACTGCAGGGTGATGCCCTCTGTCAGCATGGACGTGGGCACTAGGTACATAAGGATGGATAAGATAGTGAAGGGTAACGCTGGAGTTAGGACGGGAGATAAAGTGAGAGTGAGGCCCGTGGATATAGGGGAGGCATCTAAGGTAGTATTGGCTCCCCAGGACCATATGATAAGGGTCGCCCCCGATTTCCACACTTGGGTGAAGAGGAGGCTCCTGGACTTCGCCGTGACGAAGGGGGATGTTGTGCTCATACCCATATTCCAGAGGTTCATATCCCTCATAGTCGTCAGCCTGACCCCCGGGACTTACGGGAAGATAGGTCCAAATACGATAATAGAGGTCAGGGAGTCCCCGGTTGAGCTAGCGAGGGTAGTGCTCCCCACTATAACTTACGAGGACATAGGAGGCTTGAAGGATGCCATCCAAAGGATAAGGGAGATGGTAGAGCTTCCTCTTAGGCACCCTGAGTTATTCAGGCACTTGGGGATAGATCCACCTAAGGGAGTATTGCTCTACGGTCCTCCTGGGACTGGCAAGACTCTGCTAGCTAAAGCTGTGGCTAACGAGAGCAACGCCCACTTCATAAGTATCTCAGGCCCCGAGATAATGAGCAAATATTATGGTGAGAGCGAGAAGAGGCTGAGGGAGATATTCGAGGAAGCTGAGAAGAATGCTCCATCGATAATATTCATAGATGAGTTGGATTCCATAGCCCCGAATAGGAACGAAGTTACGGGTGAGGTTGAGAGGAGAGTAGTAGCTCAGTTATTGGCCCTGATGGATGGGTTGAAGGGCAGGGGCGAAGTCATAGTGATAGGAGCTACTAACAGGCCTGAGGCCATAGATCCTGCTCTGAGGAGGCCCGGTAGGTTCGATAGGGAGATAGAGATAGGAGTGCCCGATAGGGAGGGTAGGAAGGAGATACTGCTTATACACACTAGGAACATGCCCCTAGCTGATGACGTTGATCTCGATAGATTGGCCGATATAACTCACGGCTTCGTTGGAGCTGATCTAGCCGCTCTAGTTAGGGAGGCAGCCATGGCGGCTCTGAGGAGAGTACTTCCTAAGATAGATCTAGATGCTGAGAGCGTACCGCTAGAGGTACTTGAGGAGCTTAAGGTGACGATGAACGATTTCATGGAAGCCCTTAAGATAGTCCAACCATCTGCCCTCAGGGAGATCTCCATAGAGATACCGAACGTCACTTGGGAGGATGTCGGAGGGCTGGAGGATGTCAAGAGGGAGTTGAGAGAGGTCGTAGAGCTACCCCTCAAGAACCCCGATGCCTTCAAGAGGATGGGGATAGAGCCTCCTAGAGGGGTCCTCCTCTACGGACCCCCGGGATGCGGCAAGACGCTGATAGCTAAAGCAGTAGCTAACGAGAGCGAAGCTAACTTCATAAGTGTCAAAGGGCCCGAGCTCCTCAGTAAGTGGGTTGGGGAGAGCGAGAAGGCTGTTAGGATGATATTCAGGAAGGCCAGGCAGGTGACTCCAGCTATAGTCTTCATAGATGAGATAGACTCCCTATTCCCGAGGAGGGGAATCCATGCCGATTCTGGAGTTAGCGAGAGAGTAGTGAGTCAGATGCTGACTGAGATAGATGGGATACACCCGCTCAGGGATGTAGTGGTCATAGGAGCTACTAATAGACCGGATCTGATAGATCCGGCTTTATTGAGACCAGGAAGGTTGGAGAGGCTAGTATACGTCGGCCCTCCGGATTTCCAGTCCAGATACCAGATATTGAAAGTGTTAACGAGGAAAGTGCCCTTAGCTAAGGATGTAGATCTTAGGAGCATAGCTCTGATGACGGAGAGGTACAGCGGCGCCGATCTAGCTGCTTTAGTAAGGGAAGCTGCTATGGCAGCTCTGAGAGAGGATATAAATGCTGAGAGAGTGGAGTCGAGGCACTTCGAGATAGCATTGAGTAGAGTGAAGCCGAGTTTGACGGATGAGATATTGAAGTACTTCGAGGAGATAAAGAAGACCCTCAGAGCTGCGACTATACCGGAGGAGAGGAAGGAGGAGACTTACGTCTACTGAGCCCCTCGAACCCTCTCACAGATAAAATTTTTAAACTGATATTAGGAGCGGGCCCGGTGGTAGCTTGGAACTAGCGTAGCTTACGTATCTGATTTCAATTCCGTAGCTAGATCCGGGGTTCCCGAGAGGGTGAGGATCTTCGATACTACGCTTAGAGATGGGGAGCAGACACCTGGCGTCTCCTTAACTTGCAGTGAGAAGATTGAGATAGCTGAGGCTTTAAATGAACTAGGAGTCGATGTGATAGAGGCCGGATTTCCGATAACGTCTGAGGGCGAAGCTGAGTCAGTGAGGGAGATAGCTAAGTCTATAGCTGAGATAGAATCAGTGAGCAGGGCTGAGGTATGCGCCCTCGCTAGATGCAACTTCAAAGATATAGATATAGCTGTGGACTCCGGAGTAGATTCAGTTCACGTTTTCATAGCCACTTCCCCGCTTCACAGGGAGTACAAACTCAAGATGAGCAAGGATGGTGTTTTGAGGAAGGCTGTGGAAGCAGTAGAGTATGCTAAATCCAGAGGCGTCATTGTGGAATTCTCAGCTGAGGATGCGACGAGGACTGAGCTCGATTTCCTGATCCAAGTTTTCAAAGCCGTTGAAGAGGCTGGCGCGGATAGGGTGGATATCCCGGATACCGTGGGCGTGATGACTCCAGTAGCTATGAAGTACCTCGTCTCCAGAGTTGTCAGTGAGCTCAGAGTCCCGGTAAGTGTGCACTGCCACAATGACTTCGGTTTAGCTGTAGCTAATTCCTTAGCAGCAGTAGAGGCTGGAGCTCAACAAGCTCATGTGACTGTGAATGGACTGGGGGAGAGGGCTGGAAACGCCTCCCTGGAGCAGTTCGTAGCTTCCCTCCACTACCTCTACGGGGTCAAGACTAGGATCGATCTGACGAAGCTCAGGGAGGTATCTGAACTCGTTGAAAAACTGACCGGCATCCAGGTCCCGCCTAACTATCCGATCGTTGGGGATAATGCTTTCTCCCATGAGTCGGGGATCCACGTGCACGGGGTCCTGGAGCATCCGGGGACTTACGAGCCCCTGATGCCCGAGGCCGTGGGGATGAGGAGGAGGATAGTCCTGGGGAAGCACAGTGGGAGGCACGCTATAGAGGAAGCCGTCAGGAAGTTGGGATACGATGCTAGGGGTGAGGAGATAGAGGAGATAATGAGGAGGGTGAAGGGTTACGGGGATAGAGGCATAAAGGTCACGGAGAAGCTGTTCGGCAGGATAGTGGCTGAGGTCATGGGGGGAAGGGAGGGCGCCAGGAAGCTAGAAGTGGGGGAGTGGCTCGTCGTCACTGGTAGCGGGATCACTCCATCGGCTTGGATAAGGGCCAAAGTTGGAGGAAGGGACATAAGGAGCTGGGGTTGGGGAGTCGGTCCCGTCGATGCCCTATCCAATGCTCTGAGATCGATAGAGGGCATACCTAATTTCAGGCTCTCTAGGTTCAAGCTCAACGCTACTAGCAAGGGGACGGACGCCCCTGGAGAGGTTTACGTTAAGATAGAGAGCAATGGGATCACTGCTGAAGGATACGGGATAAGCGAGGATATAGTAAGAGCTAGCCTGGAGGCCCTGCTGGATTCCCTGAACAAGGTGATGAGCGATGAAAACAGCAGTGGAGAAGATACTGAGTAGGGCATCAGGTAGAGATGCTGAGGCCGGCGATATCGTTGAGGCCGAGATAGATGTTTACATGATTCACGATCCCATGGGGGCTCTAGTTGATGATGCTTTGAGGGATTTATGCGGGGAACCGAGGCATCCAGAGAGAGTGGTAGCTGTCCAAGATCACTTCGTCCCGGCTAAGGATATAGAGTCAGCTAACCTCAGCAAGAGGCTCAGGGAGTTCTGCTCGAAGTGGGGAGTTAAGTATCATTACGATGTGGGATGGGGCATATGCCACGCGGTCCTGCCCGAGGAGGGTCACGCAGCCCCCGGTGATGTCATCGTGGGCACGGATTCCCATATGCCCACTCTAGGGGCCTTAGGGGCTTTTTCGGTCGGAATAGGGGCTACTGAGATGGCAGCAGCATTGATCATGGGGAAGCTCTGGTTCAGGGTCCCCGAGACTATCTTAGTTAAGTTGGACGGCTCCCTCCCTGAGATGGTCTTCGCTAAGGACATCATATTGAAGCTCATCTCTATGATAGGAGTAGATGGAGCTAATTACAAAGCTCTGGAGTTCAATGGGAGCGTTTTGAAGGCTATGGAGATGGATGAGAGGTTCGTCCTCACGAACATGTCCGTCGAGGCCGGAGCTAAGACCGCGATAATACCTGTCGATGATGTGACGCTCTCCTACTTGAATGGGAGGTTGAGGAGGGCTCCCAGGCCTGAGTACTCCGACGATGGGAGTCACTCTGATGAGATCTCCATTGATGTAAGCTCACTGGAGCCGCTAGTTGCGATCCCGCATTCGCCTGCAAATGTCAAACCGGCTTCCGAGGTGGATGCTGAGATAGATCAGGCTTTCATAGGCTCCTGCACCGGAGGGAGGCTGAAGGATCTCGAGGTAGCGGCCAGGATCCTCAGGGGGAGGAGGGTCAAGGAGGGGGTTAGGCTCATCGTGATACCCGCGAGCAGAAGAATATACCTAGAGGCCCTGAGGAGAGGTATAATCGATATATTGATTGAGAGCGGAGCTACAATAGGACCTCCTAGCTGCGGTCCCTGTCTTGGGGCCCATCTCGGAGTTCTGGCTGAGGGGGAGGTAGCTATATCCACATCCAACAGGAACTTCAGGGGGAGGATGGGCCATCCGGAGTCGAGAGTGTATTTAGCCAGCGCAGCCACAGTAGCGGCTTCCGCCGTTGAGGGCAGGATAGTGGATCCGAGGGTGATAGTGTGATAAGGGGGAGAGCTATAAAGTACCCTGATAACGTCGATACTGACGTCATAATCCCGGCTAGATACTTGAAGCATGGCTCTGATCCCGAGATCCTGAGGGGTCATGCTATGGAAGATCTAGATCCTCTATTCCATCAGAAGGTCAGGGAGAGGAGGATAATAGTGGCTGGAAGGAACTTCGGTTGCGGATCGAGTAGGGAGCAAGCGGTACTAGCGCTCAAATATTCGGGGATTGAGCTCATCATCGCTCAGAGCTTCGCTAGGATATTCTTCAGGAACTCCATAAACTTGGGGCTTCCGGTCATGGAAGTTCCAGAGGCATCTATAATTGAGGATAACGAATATTTAGAGGCGGATCTTGAGAAAGGTCGCGTGTACCTGCCTGAGAGGGGGATAGAGCTCATCGGAACTAAGATCCCAGAATTCATGATGAGCATACTGAGAGCTGGAGGCATAGTCCCTTACCTCAGGGGGATGAGGGGATGCCGAGGATAGCGGTAATACCCGGGGATGGCGTTGGTCCTGAGATAATAGATGCGGTCATTCCGGTGCTGGAGACCCTCTCAGATCTGATGAACCTGCCACTCGACTTGAGGTTCTTCGAGGCCGGGGATGAGACGAAGAGGAAGAGGGGGGTCGCCCTACCCGAGGAGACGCTAAATGGCGTGATGAATTCGGATGCCACGCTCATGGTAGCTATAGGGGAGAGCGCTAGAGAAGTCATACTTCCTTTGAGGCAAAAATTAGATCTCTATGTTAACTTAAGGCCGGCAAAATCATATCCAGTCCCTAGGGCCATTCCGGGATTCGATCTAACTATAGTAAGGGAGAACACTGAGGATCTATATGTGATGTCCGGCTGGAGGGGGCAGGATACTGCTGTGGACTTGAGGATAATAACGAGGAGAGCTAGCGAGAGGATATGCAGGTTCGGTTACAGGTACGCTAGGGGGAAAGGGAAGTCAAGGGTTTACGTAGTTCATAAGGCTAATGTCTTGGGAGGATGCATGCTCTTCAGGGAGGTTTGCTCGAGAGTAGCTGAGGAAGAGGGTTTTGATTACAGAGAGATGTATGTGGATAGCGCTGCCATGAGGATAGCGATGGATAGGCCTTTCGATGTCATAATAACGACCAATATGTTCGGAGACATACTATCGGACCTAGCTGCCGCATTCATAGGGGGACTGGGCATGTACCCGAGCGCTAATATAGGGGAGAGTAGGGCTATATTCGAGCCCGTCCATGGGACAGCTCCTGAAATAGCTGGGAAGAACATAGCGAATCCAATGGCAACTATACTCTCCGTCGCTATGATGATGGGATGGCTGGGTCATGAGGGGGGATCTAAGCTCATAGAGGAAGCCGTTAGGAGGGCTTGCGAATTAGGTTACACGACTCCGGATGTGGGGGGCAGCATGAGGACTAAGGAAGTTGGCCTTAAGATCTCGGAGATCATGAGGGAGATCTGTGGATCGATTAATTTTTGAGCTCGTAACGCGGCCACCCTTCCTAAATATTTTTAATTGTTTCCGGGAGAAGAATAGCTAAATTATTTAAGGAGTGCGTCACGATCCCTTATGAGACTGTTGAGCTTCAAGCACAAGGGCTCGCTGGATTACGGAGTTATTATAGATGATGAAGTGATACCGTCGAGCGAGCTATCGATGAAAATTGGGAAGAAGCTGCCTCCGACCCTGGAGGAGCTCATAAGGCTTCCGGTAATAGATGAGGTGATAAGCCTCCCGGATAGGTCATTCGGGAGGACAATAAAGGTAGAGGAAGTTGAGATCCTGAGGCCGATATCGAATCCTCCGAAGATAATTTGCTTGGGGAGGAATTACGTCGAGCACGCTGCTGAGACCGGTAGCAGCCCTCCGGAGGAGCCGATAATATTCATGAAGCCCAGGACGGCGCTCAACGATCCCTTCTCCGATGTCATAGTGCCCGATGATTACACGAAGGAAGTCGATTACGAGGGGGAGATAGCATTCGTGATGAAGAGAGGCGGGAGGAGGCTTAGCGGCCGTGAGGCTAAGGCTTCGATACTCGGGTACATGGCTTTCGATGACGTCACAGCTAGGGACCTGCAGAGGAGAGATAAGCAATGGGTGAGAGGGAAGAGTATAGATGGATTCGCCCCAATAGGCCCTTGGATAGATGTAAGTGCGGATTTCGATGAGCTTGAGATACTCACTTTCGTCAACGGTGAGCTGAGGCAGAGAGCGAGCTCCGGGGAGATGATATTCAAGCCTTGGGAGATAATAGAGATATTGAGTAAGGGGATGACTATAGAGCCCTGCGACATAGTGGCTACGGGCACTCCATCTGGTGTAGGTGCCTTCTCGAACCCTCCGAGGCTCTTGAATCATAGCGATATCGTGGAAGTGGAGGTCAAAGGGGTCGGCAGGATCAGGAACAGGATAGTGTTTGAGAGCAAGCTATCTTAATCTATGCTGAGCCCCAAGATCCCTCTAGCCGCTATACCTATAATATATGAGAGAGCTGCCACGCCTAGGCTTATAGATAGCATCTCCAGGGCGGATCTAACTATGCTCCTCTCCCTTATGACCGCTAAGTATACTGAGAAGAATATCACCATTAATGAGGCGGAGGATAGCATCGATAGGAGGGCTGAGAATACATCTTCCATCAGGAGGAACGGTAGGACCAAGAATATCACGACGGCGATGTAAGTTATCCCCGTATAGAAAGCCCCCCTCAAAGGATTGCCCCTCAACTCCGACTTCCTCGATAGGTACTCTGAAGCAGACATTGAGAGGCTAGCTGCTATCCCCGTGATGAGGCCCGCGGCCGCTATGTACTTCGAGCTCTGAAGAGCGATTGAGAATCCCGCTAATGAACCTGTAAGCTCAACTAGAGCATCACTTAGCCCCAGTATCATCGATCCTATGTATTCCACCCTCTCCTCCTTTATCATACTGGCTAACTTCTCCTCGTGCTCTAGCTCGTCATCTATTATCCCCTTGAACTCCTGAGATATCCCTAGGAGTCCTTCATACCCTTCCTGAGCCCTCTCCTCGGATCTCTCCATCAGCTTAACTACGAAGGTGAGCCCCAAGATCCTCGATAAAGCGTAATAGAGGAAGATCTTCACTCTATCGGGTTTTATATCCCTCCCAGTGAATCTCCTTATGATCTCGTAGTGCCTCAGCTCATCTTCAGCTATCTTCCTGATCAACTCCCGATTCTCCCCACTCAGCCTCTCCGATATCTTCATATAAGTGTGGTAAGAGTTTATCTCATCCCTCTGGAAGTCCAGCAGATTCACAAGCTAGCTGAACCCAGGGAAAATAAAAAATTTGAATTGGAATTTCGGATCACTTCCTCGATATGATCGCGCCTAATGCACCTATTAAGGCACCGAGCCCCGCCAAAGCTGTCCCTATACCGGCAGGGAGCACGAAATTAACTAGCCACAAGTGTATCTGTTGAATCGGTATCTGCTGGCCCGGGTTGTGGACTGGATATACGTGCATCATCCAGCCAGCATAGTAGCCACCGTAGATCAGGGAGAAAGTCGCGAGGAATACCCCTATAGTGTATATAATGAATGAGATCGTGCCCACTATCGACTTCCTCTCCCCGTATAAAGAGGAGAAGTAGAGACTGCCCAATGGCCCCGCTATGAGGTACATGAGGTACCCATCGTGTACCACATACCAGCGCTTCCCCCAGATATTATCCTGGGGATCTCGAGGGGCTCATATGCTATTAGGAGCGTTAATAAGGCTGCTATAATTGCGTGAATTATCGAAGCATATCTGAACAACGTTCCCGGGGTCATAGGATCACCAATTCTCATTCCATAACTATAGTTATAAAGCGCGGTGATCGATTGTTTAGATCTTTTCATGTAGGTTCGGGAGATGCCATGGAAAAGCTTAAATGAGTCCTTCGCTCATCAACAGGATAATATCCACAAAGTCGCGTTGAGAGGATTAGGGGGTGCGGATGGGCACCGTGATGCCTAGAGCTCAGTTGGTCAGGAACGCGCTCACCGATATATTGGGAGCTACTCCAGCGGAGGTGTTGGGGAAGACCTGCTCCATCTTCATGAGGGTAGTTGAGTCCTCTCAGGAAGGGGACATCATGCTCTACCTCTTCGGATTGAGGCTGGGAGAGAAGTTGGGGAAGGAGTTAGGGGAAGTAGCTCAGGAAGATTCATGGAGCACGCTATCAGAGATCTTCACCTTTCTGGGATTGGCTGGAGGCATTGAGATCCTCGCTGAGAGGCCCAGAAGCGTGCTAATATGCGTAAAACCCCCCGGGGACCCAGAGAAGAGGGTCAGCTGCAGCTTGGCTAGGGGGATAGTACTGGGCTTCACCTCCATGATCTCCGGTGATCAGCTCTATGTCAAGGATCGGGGCCCCTGTCCGGGTGAGAGGGGATGCCTCCTGGAGTTGACCAAGACTTCGGAGGATGTCCTCATGAACCCGATCAGGAGGGCCATAGTGGAGTACCTTAGGGTCAATCAAGGGGCCCATATGAGGCAGATCTCGAGGGACCTAGGTATAAGCTTAGGATCCCTCAGATGGCATCTGGATGTGCTAGAGAGGAAGGGTATCGTGAGGGAGAAGAGGAAGGGGAATATGACGGAGTTCTACCTCTCCGATATATGATCACCAAGGATCATCATCCCATGGCACATCCTGGCTCTCGCATATGCGACCGCTGAAAACTATCTCCAAGACTTCACCAGAGGACCTCGTGAATACATCAACCTCCCCTGAGTCATCCTCCCTTATAGCGAGGACCACCACGCTGCAACCGTTCTCATCCTCGAGCGAGACGTAGAGCTCCTTATCCTTTATGATACTCAGCTCCGATTCATCCTCATCCAAATCGATCCTCTCCATCCTAGCGTACCACTTCCCCCACTCGAAAGATATCGCTTTCATCCCCAAGAACCTAGCGAGGGGCTCGAGGTTCTTCAAGATCACTCTCTTCATCCCCTCGATCCCGAGGGCTATCAACTCGTGAGGTTCCTCCTCAACGCTCTGAACGAACTTATCCCAGTTCAATCCTATCTGCTCTACCTTATCCATTTCCGCTCGCTCGCCCCTCTCTGTACTAGGTAATAAGTTTTTTGGTCCAA from Candidatus Korarchaeum sp. includes:
- the leuD gene encoding 3-isopropylmalate dehydratase small subunit (catalyzes the isomerization between 2-isopropylmalate and 3-isopropylmalate in leucine biosynthesis) — encoded protein: MRGRAIKYPDNVDTDVIIPARYLKHGSDPEILRGHAMEDLDPLFHQKVRERRIIVAGRNFGCGSSREQAVLALKYSGIELIIAQSFARIFFRNSINLGLPVMEVPEASIIEDNEYLEADLEKGRVYLPERGIELIGTKIPEFMMSILRAGGIVPYLRGMRGCRG
- a CDS encoding isocitrate/isopropylmalate dehydrogenase family protein, whose protein sequence is MPRIAVIPGDGVGPEIIDAVIPVLETLSDLMNLPLDLRFFEAGDETKRKRGVALPEETLNGVMNSDATLMVAIGESAREVILPLRQKLDLYVNLRPAKSYPVPRAIPGFDLTIVRENTEDLYVMSGWRGQDTAVDLRIITRRASERICRFGYRYARGKGKSRVYVVHKANVLGGCMLFREVCSRVAEEEGFDYREMYVDSAAMRIAMDRPFDVIITTNMFGDILSDLAAAFIGGLGMYPSANIGESRAIFEPVHGTAPEIAGKNIANPMATILSVAMMMGWLGHEGGSKLIEEAVRRACELGYTTPDVGGSMRTKEVGLKISEIMREICGSINF
- a CDS encoding fumarylacetoacetate hydrolase family protein; translation: MRLLSFKHKGSLDYGVIIDDEVIPSSELSMKIGKKLPPTLEELIRLPVIDEVISLPDRSFGRTIKVEEVEILRPISNPPKIICLGRNYVEHAAETGSSPPEEPIIFMKPRTALNDPFSDVIVPDDYTKEVDYEGEIAFVMKRGGRRLSGREAKASILGYMAFDDVTARDLQRRDKQWVRGKSIDGFAPIGPWIDVSADFDELEILTFVNGELRQRASSGEMIFKPWEIIEILSKGMTIEPCDIVATGTPSGVGAFSNPPRLLNHSDIVEVEVKGVGRIRNRIVFESKLS
- a CDS encoding VIT1/CCC1 family protein, with product MNLLDFQRDEINSYHTYMKISERLSGENRELIRKIAEDELRHYEIIRRFTGRDIKPDRVKIFLYYALSRILGLTFVVKLMERSEERAQEGYEGLLGISQEFKGIIDDELEHEEKLASMIKEERVEYIGSMILGLSDALVELTGSLAGFSIALQSSKYIAAAGLITGIAASLSMSASEYLSRKSELRGNPLRGAFYTGITYIAVVIFLVLPFLLMEDVFSALLSMLSSASLMVIFFSVYLAVIRERSIVRSALEMLSISLGVAALSYIIGIAARGILGLSID
- a CDS encoding winged helix-turn-helix domain-containing protein yields the protein MGTVMPRAQLVRNALTDILGATPAEVLGKTCSIFMRVVESSQEGDIMLYLFGLRLGEKLGKELGEVAQEDSWSTLSEIFTFLGLAGGIEILAERPRSVLICVKPPGDPEKRVSCSLARGIVLGFTSMISGDQLYVKDRGPCPGERGCLLELTKTSEDVLMNPIRRAIVEYLRVNQGAHMRQISRDLGISLGSLRWHLDVLERKGIVREKRKGNMTEFYLSDI